Sequence from the Deltaproteobacteria bacterium genome:
GGGCACGGAGAATCGTCAACTACACGAAGGCGCTGTTGGAGGAGATAGGTATTGAAACCGATCGCCTGGAGATGTATCAGCTCGGAACACCCGAATGGCAAGGATTTGATCAGGTTTTCGAGACCATGATCAAGAGAATAGATGCCGAAAAAATACCACATTGAAACAGAGACGGCAGCGCCGCGATTCGTTCCCATCGGGAAAAGCACGATCCTTGATTGGGAAGCGGGATGCCTGCGTTGCTTCAAGTGCGTCAAACGTCAGTGCATATATGATGCATATAACAAGCGGACGTTTGACGTCAGACAGCTCTCTGACACAATCGACAATATCTGCAAGAACTGCCTCACGTGTGTTCAGTCGTGTCCGGGGCAGGTAATCACCAAGATCATTAACCCGGAATACATGGCCATGGGCGATTCCTACTGGACTCCGGATATCATATCCAGACAGTGGGACCAGGCTTCGACCGGGAGCATACCTGTATCTGGCGCCGGCTATTCAGGCCCTTTTTCCGGCCCTGGGTTTGATGACATGTGGACGGATATGTCTGAAATCGTCCGCCCCACCCGGGATGGAATTCACGGCAGGGAATACATAAGTACATCGGTGAGCCTCGGAAAAAAGCTCACATCCCTGACATTCGACGATCATGGAAATCCTATCCTTGATACGCCCAAAAACATCGAGATCCCCATTCCAATAATATTCGGGCAACTTCCCTTCGGCAGCCTGAGCAAGGACGTCTATATTGCTATGGCAGAGGCCGCCATGGAGTTGAATACTCTTATCGAGATTCCTGTGGAGGCATGGGATGACCATCTCCAAGCGTTCAAAACCCATGTGATACCCGTAATGTCTCCGGGACAAGTGGAGACTCACGGACATCTGATTGAGACGGCACAGGTCATCGAGATCCTGGACTCGGGTAAAAGTGAAACTGATGTGGTCCTCAAAAAGCTAAGGGGAAAACATTCTGATGCAATGCTGATGCTAAAGACCCCTCTGAACGAAACATGCGGAAAACGCGTTGAAGCGCTGACAGATGCCGGAGCCGACGTTATCCATATTTTTGCTGACAGGAATGGAAAGGTGAACGGCGCAAACAAGCCCGGCTTTATGAAGGACATCGTAAGACGGGTGCATAACCATCTGGTCGATAAGGGTATCAGAGACAGCATAACGATTGTGGCCAGCGGGGGCATTGCCATGGCCGAGCACGTAGCCAAGGCAATCATATGCGGGGCCGATGCTGTCGTAGTCGACATCCCCCTTCTTCTGGCCCTTGAGTGCCGTATCTGTTTGCGGTGCGAACAAGGCCTCCCCTGCCCGGTTGAGATAGAGAATGTCCACCCCAAATGGGGTAAGACCCGTATCATGAATCTTATGGCAGCGTGGAGGAATCAATTATTAGAAGTACTGGGCGCCATGGGGCTTCGCGAGGTGAGGCGCTTGAGAGGAGAAGTTGGACGAGCCATGTTTTTTGAAGATCTTGAGGCACAAACGTTTGGCAAAATCTTTGGATTGAAAAATTGAGGAATCAAGGAATTGCAAACATTTACAGGGTGTTGGAGTAGTGGGGTGATGGATTATGCAAAGCAGTGAAAATCCAGAACCCGAGAGCAGTATCGAGCCTCACAGTGCTCCAGTACTCCAGGACTCCAACGCTACAGTTTTCCCAGAGGTCAGGAGAACGCCGAGCCGATTCAGAAATGCCATCGGAAAGTACAGGCTCCGCAGAAGCAGCGCGTGCGTGGCCTGCGGCAAATGCGCTGAGGTCTGCCCCTACGGCGTACACAAAAAGCGCAACAACAAGATGGCCAAACCCAAGGACTACCTGTGCATCGGATTTAGCTGCAACAAATGCGTGACCGAGTGCCCGGAAAACGCACTTTCCATGGAAGAGAATCCTCTGGCCGGAGTGATTGGAGACCGGAGGTGGACGCCGGACCTTCTGATCAGTAGCTGGTACATGGCAGAGACGGGTGAGGCGCCGCCGGGAGACATAGAATATAAGATCGGAGATTCAGGTGGCGGATTTGACAAGCTCCGCTTTCACTATACGAAGGAACCCACAAAAGAGCTAGATGAAACCGGGTTTTCAACAAAGATCCCGCTCAACAGGCTGAACGACGGACGCGCTGATGTTCAAATCGACATTCCTGTTTACGGCGGAGGGATGTCTTACGGATCGATCAGCCTGAAGGTAATGGTTGCAAGAGCAAGGGCCTGGAAGGCCTGGAACTCGTTTACGTGCACAGGAGAGGGGGGCTATCCCGAAGAACTCTACCCCTATGACGACCACGTCATAACCCAGGTGGCGACAGGGCTCTTCGGCGTACGGGAGGATACGATACAGCGGGTCAAGATCGTTGAATTCAAATATGCCCAGGGAGCCAAGCCGGGTCTTGGCGGACACCTTCTGGGAGACAAGGTGACCGCTAAAGTGGCAAAGATGAGGGAAGCGGTCCCGGGAAGCTCTCTCTTTTCTCCCTTTCCGTTTCACAGCGTCTATTCAGTGGAAGACCACAAGAAGCATATCGACTGGATCAAGGAGATGAACCCGGAGGCTCTGGTATCGGTAAAGGTCTCAACACCGACTGACGTGGACATGGTGGCCGTGGGGAGCTACTATGCCGGCGCTCATATCATACACCTTGACGGAAGTTACGGAGGCACGGGCGCGGCCCCTGAAATCGCAAAGAAAAACATCGCCATGCCCATAGAATATGCCATCGTTAAGGTTCACAACTTCTTAAAAGAAGAAGGCATACGCGATAAGATAACGGTCATTGCAAGCGGCGGCATCCGCACTGCCCATGATGTTGCAAAGGCGATCGCCCTTGGGGCGGATGGCATAGTCACAGGGACATCAGAGATGGTAGCGCTTGAATGTATCCGCTGCAAGAATTGTGAAAGTGGTCGCGGATGCGCCCGTGGGATTGCCACAACAGATCCTGATCTGACCGAGCTCATTGACGTGGATTGGGCGACTCAGAGGCTTGTCAATCTCTTTGCCGCCTGGCGCAAGCAGCTTGTCGGTATATTGCAAAGGCTCGGGATGCGCGACATCAGGGAATTGGTGGGCAGGACAGATTGTTTGAGGCATCTGGATTATGGTTGAGTTGTTGAGTAGCTTCAGGGATTCGACTACTTGACTGCTCAACTGATCGACCGATAGACGACTAGACTATATTCATAGAC
This genomic interval carries:
- a CDS encoding alpha-hydroxy-acid oxidizing protein, with product MQSSENPEPESSIEPHSAPVLQDSNATVFPEVRRTPSRFRNAIGKYRLRRSSACVACGKCAEVCPYGVHKKRNNKMAKPKDYLCIGFSCNKCVTECPENALSMEENPLAGVIGDRRWTPDLLISSWYMAETGEAPPGDIEYKIGDSGGGFDKLRFHYTKEPTKELDETGFSTKIPLNRLNDGRADVQIDIPVYGGGMSYGSISLKVMVARARAWKAWNSFTCTGEGGYPEELYPYDDHVITQVATGLFGVREDTIQRVKIVEFKYAQGAKPGLGGHLLGDKVTAKVAKMREAVPGSSLFSPFPFHSVYSVEDHKKHIDWIKEMNPEALVSVKVSTPTDVDMVAVGSYYAGAHIIHLDGSYGGTGAAPEIAKKNIAMPIEYAIVKVHNFLKEEGIRDKITVIASGGIRTAHDVAKAIALGADGIVTGTSEMVALECIRCKNCESGRGCARGIATTDPDLTELIDVDWATQRLVNLFAAWRKQLVGILQRLGMRDIRELVGRTDCLRHLDYG